Proteins found in one Paenibacillus sp. FSL R10-2782 genomic segment:
- a CDS encoding response regulator, translating into MFNAVIVEDEIPILNLMKYVIGQNPYFTIIGAFTSSLEALASLPELRPDVAFLDVEMPKMNGLELAENINEASEQTKIIFVTAYKHYALDAFKVYAFDYILKPVTPAAVERVANRLVKLHRPVSDAEQRVGLASIRCFGGFEVRSREGSLIRFPTRKTEELFAYFLCHPGQNLNKWRLAELLWPDMSEDRASHNLHNTMYRLKKLLKEQEIGMEIQKTNEGYMLEPSDRTYDVLEYERYDFSLAGGFQDAAQAEHVCSLYKGPLLDRKDYFWKAPLEEVFCKQYTALVRSLIQQDLAREDWKKAEQRIDGYLTMYPLQEEMNQTLLSIYANSGDKEKIVKHYAQFEASYRKELGLEPPQELRSQKASYLE; encoded by the coding sequence TTGTTTAATGCAGTCATTGTGGAGGACGAAATACCGATTTTGAACTTAATGAAATATGTCATCGGGCAAAACCCGTACTTTACGATTATAGGTGCTTTTACAAGCTCGCTTGAGGCGCTGGCCAGCCTTCCTGAGCTTCGGCCGGATGTCGCTTTCCTCGATGTGGAAATGCCCAAGATGAACGGGCTGGAACTGGCGGAAAATATCAACGAAGCGTCGGAGCAGACGAAAATCATCTTCGTGACGGCTTACAAGCATTATGCGCTGGATGCATTCAAGGTTTATGCCTTCGACTATATCTTGAAGCCTGTGACACCCGCGGCGGTCGAGCGGGTTGCAAACCGGCTGGTCAAGCTGCATCGACCTGTCAGCGATGCTGAACAGCGGGTGGGGCTTGCCTCGATTCGGTGCTTCGGAGGATTTGAGGTCCGAAGTAGGGAAGGATCGCTAATCCGCTTTCCGACACGCAAGACGGAGGAGTTATTCGCTTATTTCCTCTGCCATCCGGGTCAGAATCTCAACAAGTGGCGATTGGCGGAATTGCTGTGGCCAGATATGAGCGAGGACCGCGCGTCGCATAATTTGCACAATACGATGTATCGTTTAAAGAAGCTGTTGAAAGAGCAAGAGATCGGCATGGAGATTCAGAAAACGAACGAAGGATACATGCTGGAACCATCGGATCGAACGTACGATGTGCTGGAATATGAGCGGTATGACTTTTCTCTTGCGGGAGGATTTCAGGATGCGGCGCAAGCGGAACATGTATGCTCGCTCTACAAAGGTCCGCTGCTGGATAGAAAAGATTACTTCTGGAAAGCTCCGCTGGAGGAAGTATTCTGCAAACAGTACACAGCGCTTGTACGCAGTTTGATCCAACAGGATCTCGCCAGGGAGGATTGGAAAAAAGCGGAGCAGAGAATTGATGGTTATTTGACCATGTATCCCCTGCAAGAGGAGATGAATCAGACTTTGTTGAGCATCTATGCAAACAGTGGGGACAAGGAGAAAATCGTCAAGCATTACGCGCAGTTCGAGGCTTCTTATCGCAAGGAACTGGGGCTGGAGCCGCCGCAGGAGCTGAGAAGCCAGAAGGCGTCATATTTGGAGTAG
- a CDS encoding S-layer homology domain-containing protein, which produces MFRKEKMKLAAVVAILCMVSTLLGNFNVASAATTDILKKAYITSFNTGKVDVVDLESGTVELGKITVGSQPNSAAFNPNGTQVFVTNRASGTVSVINPATDTVVGTITVGSQPHGVAFNSDGSKAYVANMSSNTLSVINTATLTVTGTISVLLSPVAMVAAGQKLYLTQSGASKVAVVDFTNDTITSQITVGARPYGLSVNPAGTKIYVANQSNNSVSVINVVNNTVEATVPVGINPSATEVSPDGSRVYVANSGSGTASVINTASNTVESTVAVGSNPYVVGISADGNKAFTVNYSSSNMSVIRTSDNKVIQTIALSSGPFMVGTFMVSTAVAAGQNPPVSSDATLSSLNLSGITLDQTVTGSVYAYTATVPNDVSVTTATYTTTDSHATAALQLNEAPVKNPINLSEGSNVISIVVTAPDGTTKSYKVTVTRAGSNHAALSSLNLSGITLDQTVSESVYAYTATVPNDISVTTATYTTTDSRATAALQLNGTPVNNPISLNVGSNIISFVVTAQDGTTKSYTVNVTRAPRLVTAITVSGDSGTMSVGDSLQLKANVTPDNATDKTFSWSVIAGTGEATINADGVLVATHAGTITIQAVAHDGSGVVGTKVITIDKRSSSRGGSSTTTDTNLTPVPVPTPIPVTAPVPAPAPDPAKDVFKSDVVKGDLNVIKNIETRIQEAKKTPVTAALSDTKGHWAEKTIDTFVKLHVIKGYNDGSFKPDGKITRAEFAVVLSSVFDIKGGNNTSVSLKDVGSHWAKDAIKKLVEAGVISGYEDGMFKPDNTITREEMVVLLSRILNLNNVSKDTTRGNFDDVKGSYAANEIKAEAQAGIISGRADGKFDPKSSSTRAEALQIILNALNLNPQLKTLLDSLN; this is translated from the coding sequence ATGTTTAGAAAAGAAAAAATGAAGCTTGCGGCAGTGGTAGCTATTCTATGTATGGTTTCAACTTTGTTAGGTAATTTTAATGTTGCTTCTGCGGCTACTACTGACATATTAAAGAAAGCTTATATTACAAGCTTCAATACTGGCAAGGTTGATGTGGTGGATTTGGAAAGCGGTACGGTGGAATTGGGCAAAATTACGGTCGGGAGTCAGCCCAATAGCGCAGCGTTCAACCCGAACGGTACGCAGGTTTTTGTGACCAACAGAGCGAGTGGAACTGTTTCGGTGATTAATCCGGCTACTGATACAGTGGTCGGCACAATAACAGTAGGCTCACAACCTCACGGAGTAGCCTTTAACTCGGATGGCAGCAAAGCTTATGTAGCTAATATGAGCAGCAACACACTGTCAGTAATCAATACAGCAACGCTTACAGTTACGGGTACAATAAGTGTATTATTAAGTCCTGTAGCCATGGTAGCGGCAGGCCAAAAGCTTTATCTGACTCAGTCTGGCGCTAGCAAAGTAGCAGTCGTGGATTTTACCAACGATACGATTACCAGCCAAATTACGGTGGGAGCCCGCCCGTATGGTCTTTCGGTTAATCCTGCGGGTACCAAGATTTATGTAGCTAATCAATCTAACAATTCAGTTTCTGTCATCAACGTTGTGAACAACACGGTGGAAGCAACTGTCCCTGTGGGCATCAACCCATCGGCTACTGAGGTGTCTCCCGACGGGAGCAGGGTTTACGTGGCTAATAGTGGCTCTGGAACTGCTTCAGTAATCAATACCGCTAGTAATACAGTGGAAAGCACCGTAGCGGTTGGTTCTAATCCCTATGTGGTCGGTATCTCGGCTGATGGCAATAAAGCCTTTACGGTCAATTATAGCAGCAGCAACATGAGCGTAATCAGGACATCCGATAATAAGGTAATTCAGACTATAGCTTTAAGCAGTGGTCCCTTCATGGTCGGTACCTTCATGGTTTCTACGGCTGTGGCTGCTGGCCAGAACCCTCCTGTTTCTTCAGATGCCACACTAAGCTCGCTGAATTTAAGCGGCATTACGCTCGACCAAACGGTAACTGGAAGTGTGTACGCCTATACTGCAACTGTGCCTAACGATGTTTCTGTCACGACAGCTACGTATACAACTACGGATAGCCATGCGACAGCGGCTTTACAGCTTAATGAGGCTCCAGTTAAAAATCCGATTAATCTAAGTGAGGGATCTAATGTCATTAGCATTGTAGTGACTGCACCGGATGGAACAACGAAAAGCTATAAGGTAACTGTTACACGGGCTGGTTCAAATCATGCTGCCTTAAGCTCGCTGAATTTAAGCGGCATTACGCTCGATCAAACGGTAAGTGAAAGTGTGTACGCCTACACCGCAACTGTGCCTAACGATATTTCTGTTACGACAGCTACGTATACAACTACGGATAGCCGCGCGACGGCTGCTTTACAGCTCAATGGGACTCCGGTTAACAATCCGATTAGTCTAAATGTGGGGTCAAATATTATTAGCTTTGTAGTGACTGCACAGGATGGAACGACGAAAAGCTATACGGTCAATGTGACACGGGCTCCCCGGTTGGTGACTGCTATCACGGTGTCGGGCGATAGTGGAACAATGTCCGTTGGAGACTCTCTTCAATTGAAGGCAAATGTAACTCCTGACAATGCAACGGATAAAACCTTTAGCTGGTCGGTAATTGCTGGTACAGGGGAAGCAACGATCAATGCTGATGGTGTACTCGTTGCAACTCATGCTGGTACTATTACAATTCAGGCAGTTGCTCATGATGGATCAGGTGTTGTGGGAACGAAAGTCATTACGATCGACAAACGTTCTTCGAGCCGTGGTGGTAGTTCTACCACAACTGACACTAATCTGACTCCTGTACCTGTACCGACTCCTATACCGGTTACTGCACCTGTACCGGCTCCGGCACCTGATCCTGCAAAGGATGTGTTCAAGTCAGATGTAGTGAAGGGTGACCTCAATGTTATTAAGAACATTGAGACTCGGATTCAGGAAGCTAAAAAAACTCCGGTTACAGCAGCTCTTTCGGACACTAAAGGACACTGGGCTGAAAAGACTATTGATACTTTTGTAAAGCTGCATGTGATTAAAGGGTACAACGATGGTAGTTTCAAGCCGGATGGTAAGATCACACGCGCTGAATTTGCAGTGGTTCTGAGTAGCGTGTTCGATATCAAAGGTGGCAACAATACGAGTGTCTCATTGAAGGACGTTGGCAGCCACTGGGCAAAAGACGCAATCAAGAAACTTGTAGAGGCAGGGGTCATCAGCGGATATGAGGATGGTATGTTCAAGCCGGATAACACGATCACCCGGGAGGAAATGGTTGTTCTTTTATCCCGCATCTTAAACCTTAACAACGTATCGAAGGACACCACCAGAGGCAATTTTGATGACGTGAAGGGTTCTTATGCAGCCAACGAGATCAAGGCTGAAGCACAAGCAGGTATCATCAGCGGCAGAGCAGATGGTAAGTTTGATCCCAAGAGCAGCTCCACACGTGCAGAAGCTCTGCAAATCATCCTGAATGCGCTGAATCTCAACCCGCAATTGAAGACGCTGTTGGATTCACTTAACTAA
- a CDS encoding asparaginase, with protein MKKVLFINTGGTISSSYQENGLTPTQSAENILAEIPELKEICNIDAHNLMSIDSTNTQPEDWASIARMVHRSLDQYDGIVIAHGTDTMAYTASALSFMLGTVDKPVVVTGSQVSILAEHSDSKKNVIDSFLTACGEVAGVFVVFNGKIINGSRSSKIRTRSYNAFESINYPYIGLVEDGKVAYTEGVFANRSTVRHPYNDGYASEVFLLRLIPGTNPAIFDAIQGLGYKGIVIEGFGMGGVPFKERSLISKIEELMKDGMSIVVTTQCPYEGGDLTIYEVGQKVLEKGVIPGYDMTTEALVTKMMWALGQTTDPVGVAKIMATNYADEVSLPTDTASL; from the coding sequence ATGAAAAAGGTTCTATTCATTAATACCGGAGGGACGATCTCTTCCTCCTATCAGGAAAATGGTCTGACGCCGACCCAATCGGCTGAGAATATTCTAGCGGAAATTCCGGAGCTCAAGGAAATTTGCAATATTGATGCCCATAATCTGATGAGCATTGATAGCACGAACACACAACCGGAGGATTGGGCCTCCATCGCCCGAATGGTACATCGTTCCCTCGATCAGTACGACGGCATCGTCATTGCGCATGGTACGGATACGATGGCTTATACGGCTTCGGCTTTGAGCTTCATGTTGGGAACCGTAGACAAGCCAGTCGTGGTGACGGGGTCGCAGGTGTCCATTCTGGCTGAGCACAGTGATTCCAAAAAAAATGTAATCGACTCGTTCCTGACCGCATGTGGCGAGGTAGCGGGTGTATTTGTCGTATTTAACGGCAAAATCATCAACGGCAGCCGCAGCTCCAAAATCAGAACGCGCAGCTATAACGCTTTTGAGAGTATTAACTATCCGTATATCGGCCTCGTGGAAGACGGGAAGGTGGCCTACACAGAGGGCGTATTTGCGAATCGCAGTACAGTTCGCCATCCGTACAATGACGGGTATGCTTCGGAGGTATTTCTGCTCAGACTAATTCCGGGTACGAATCCAGCGATTTTCGATGCCATTCAGGGCTTGGGCTATAAAGGGATCGTGATTGAGGGCTTTGGCATGGGTGGTGTGCCCTTCAAGGAAAGAAGCCTGATCAGCAAAATTGAGGAATTAATGAAGGATGGCATGAGTATCGTCGTGACCACCCAATGTCCTTATGAGGGCGGCGATCTGACGATTTACGAGGTGGGGCAGAAGGTGCTGGAAAAGGGTGTTATTCCGGGTTATGACATGACGACGGAGGCACTTGTAACGAAAATGATGTGGGCATTGGGCCAAACCACTGACCCTGTCGGAGTAGCAAAAATTATGGCCACGAACTATGCGGACGAGGTTTCCTTGCCTACGGATACAGCCTCCCTGTAA